The proteins below are encoded in one region of Bacillus alveayuensis:
- a CDS encoding competence protein ComEC (product_source=KO:K02238; cath_funfam=3.60.15.10; cog=COG2333; ko=KO:K02238; pfam=PF00753,PF03772,PF13567; superfamily=56281; tigrfam=TIGR00361; transmembrane_helix_parts=Inside_1_11,TMhelix_12_33,Outside_34_42,TMhelix_43_59,Inside_60_222,TMhelix_223_245,Outside_246_254,TMhelix_255_277,Inside_278_289,TMhelix_290_312,Outside_313_345,TMhelix_346_368,Inside_369_379,TMhelix_380_402,Outside_403_436,TMhelix_437_459,Inside_460_470,TMhelix_471_488,Outside_489_765): protein MKGQWTYVAMTVLLASIASFSAFLVLICLVIWINKKYSMKTSILYMTIYILMFTYSSYVQTKNVTIYSKGEYKGYGKIIESPSIDGEKMSFIIEMDGKEKIKSYYTFQKQSELEKAKQWRSGAVCFFEGELIEPKQNTIENGFNYKKNLNSKKIHWIFYVTSIRQCQDQRNIFDQLQLYRETIQQFIESHYPDRSSGFVQALIIGERRNIEEGDYQVYQQLGIVHLLAISGLHVGFMTGFLYWLLLRLGLTKEQVILLLCFMLPIFAMITGAAPSVLRACLMAEIVLLSQLFYKSVIPADCISISFIMLLIINPFYVDHIGFQLSYIISYALIFSQPLLKKCHHLFQTVIMVTLLSQVSSFPIVLYHFYEFSPLSVIVNLLYVPLYVFLLLPFSFITIFLLLMMKPLGKMAVSLHHAVFDFSLQFAEMISDWKISSITVGAISEVSLVFIYIIIFYFMIHIEKSETIHRTVSLLLKLIVVLFLYVIVMKAFQPGEVTFIDVGQGDAIFIREPGFGNSFLIDTGGILTFDKEDWQKKKSPFSIGEDNLIPFLKSKGVATLDGLFLTHGDIDHVGEAITILESVHVKHLFIPKFFIKGDMERSILSAATEKEVNIVEVSGGDQISISPTFLVLSPLGNPGSSNDGSLVLYAKIGGKRWLFTGDLEEEGEFKLLNVYPNLQVDVLKVGHHGSRTSSSEAFLHAIKPTYAIISVGRNNRYNHPHQEVLTRLHTENVIIFRTDEMGSIQYRFRQGNGTFLIYPPYDIAVE from the coding sequence TTGAAAGGTCAATGGACATATGTTGCCATGACAGTTTTGTTGGCAAGCATTGCCTCCTTTTCTGCCTTTCTCGTCTTAATTTGTTTAGTTATATGGATTAACAAAAAATACTCGATGAAAACGAGTATCCTTTATATGACCATTTATATATTAATGTTCACATACTCAAGTTATGTACAAACGAAAAATGTAACGATATATTCAAAAGGCGAATATAAAGGGTACGGAAAAATAATCGAATCTCCATCTATTGATGGGGAGAAAATGTCTTTTATAATCGAAATGGATGGAAAAGAAAAAATAAAAAGCTATTATACATTTCAAAAACAGTCAGAGCTTGAAAAAGCAAAGCAATGGAGATCAGGTGCAGTTTGCTTCTTTGAAGGGGAATTGATCGAACCAAAACAAAATACGATTGAAAACGGTTTTAATTATAAAAAAAATTTAAATTCCAAAAAAATACATTGGATTTTTTACGTTACATCTATTCGTCAATGTCAGGATCAACGAAATATATTTGATCAGCTTCAACTTTACCGTGAAACGATCCAGCAATTTATTGAAAGCCATTATCCTGATCGAAGCAGCGGATTTGTTCAAGCTTTAATCATAGGAGAACGAAGGAATATTGAAGAAGGAGACTATCAAGTTTATCAGCAATTAGGGATTGTTCACTTATTAGCGATTTCAGGTTTGCATGTCGGATTCATGACAGGCTTTTTATATTGGTTGTTATTACGCCTAGGATTAACGAAGGAGCAAGTGATTTTACTGCTTTGTTTCATGTTGCCCATTTTCGCCATGATAACAGGAGCAGCACCTTCTGTTTTAAGAGCGTGTTTAATGGCAGAAATTGTTCTTCTTAGTCAATTATTTTATAAATCCGTTATTCCAGCAGATTGTATTTCCATTAGTTTCATCATGCTTTTAATCATCAATCCATTTTATGTTGATCATATCGGCTTTCAATTATCCTACATCATTAGCTACGCCCTTATTTTTTCCCAGCCTCTTTTAAAAAAATGCCATCACCTATTTCAAACGGTTATAATGGTGACATTGCTATCTCAAGTAAGCTCATTTCCTATTGTATTGTATCATTTTTACGAGTTTTCACCACTTAGTGTTATCGTCAATCTTTTGTATGTCCCGCTTTATGTTTTTTTGTTGCTTCCATTTTCCTTCATCACCATTTTTTTATTACTCATGATGAAACCACTTGGGAAAATGGCTGTTTCACTCCATCATGCAGTTTTTGACTTTTCTTTGCAATTTGCCGAAATGATTAGTGATTGGAAAATTTCTTCGATCACTGTTGGCGCCATTTCGGAAGTAAGCCTAGTATTTATTTACATCATCATTTTTTATTTCATGATTCATATAGAAAAATCAGAAACGATTCACCGAACCGTTTCATTACTATTGAAATTAATCGTTGTCCTATTTTTATATGTGATTGTAATGAAAGCTTTCCAGCCGGGAGAAGTGACTTTTATTGATGTTGGTCAAGGAGATGCGATTTTCATACGTGAACCTGGATTTGGTAATTCTTTCTTAATTGATACGGGAGGAATCTTAACATTTGACAAAGAAGATTGGCAAAAGAAAAAATCCCCCTTTTCAATAGGGGAGGATAACCTGATACCATTTTTAAAATCAAAAGGGGTCGCAACACTTGATGGACTTTTTTTAACACATGGGGATATCGATCATGTTGGTGAAGCGATCACGATTTTAGAAAGCGTTCATGTAAAACATTTATTCATACCTAAATTTTTCATAAAAGGAGATATGGAGCGATCGATCCTTTCAGCTGCAACAGAAAAGGAAGTCAACATTGTGGAAGTAAGTGGAGGTGACCAAATTTCCATCTCTCCGACTTTTCTAGTTCTTTCACCTCTTGGGAATCCCGGATCAAGCAATGATGGCTCTTTAGTTTTATATGCAAAAATCGGCGGGAAAAGGTGGCTTTTTACAGGGGACTTGGAAGAAGAAGGTGAATTCAAATTACTAAATGTGTATCCAAACCTACAGGTTGACGTATTAAAGGTTGGACATCATGGCAGTCGAACATCATCAAGTGAAGCATTTCTTCATGCAATAAAACCAACATATGCCATCATTTCTGTAGGGAGAAATAATCGCTACAATCATCCACATCAAGAAGTGTTAACACGACTTCATACAGAAAATGTGATCATATTCAGAACGGATGAAATGGGTTCAATTCAATATCGTTTTCGCCAAGGGAATGGAACCTTTTTGATTTACCCACCATACGATATAGCAGTAGAATAA
- a CDS encoding hypothetical protein (product_source=Hypo-rule applied; pfam=PF14141; transmembrane_helix_parts=Inside_1_19,TMhelix_20_42,Outside_43_44) — MNEFEKNVQSKRNDAVDSAVGFIVSFGFFATLFIIATLVNFFGS; from the coding sequence GTGAACGAATTTGAAAAAAACGTACAAAGTAAGCGTAATGATGCTGTCGATTCTGCAGTTGGATTTATTGTTTCATTTGGATTTTTTGCGACATTGTTTATTATTGCAACACTTGTCAATTTTTTTGGTTCCTAA
- a CDS encoding DNA polymerase-3 subunit delta (product_source=KO:K02340; cath_funfam=3.40.50.720; cog=COG1466; ko=KO:K02340; pfam=PF06144; superfamily=48019,52540; tigrfam=TIGR01128), protein MIVKIWNELKHKNFKPIYVFYGKETFLLSETVRLLQEHTIPEEERDFNFSMFDMEETEIDTAIEDAETLPFMGEKRVVVIKNPYFLSTEKKKEKVEHHLEKFERYIEEPSPFTILALIAPYEKLDERKKITKLLKKKANVVEMNELSESETIAWMNELARQEDVLIEQSAIDQLFALTSGNLMIISSEMKKLCTYVGKGNTITEEDVKKLVARTLEQNIFELIDYVIQKKKEKALELFYHLLKMNEEPIKILNLMASQFRLLYQVKQLGASGYTQPQIASILKVHPYRVKLAYKQAKMFQDHELTSIIQQLAEADFEMKAGKMDKQLVLELLLMKRFQT, encoded by the coding sequence ATGATTGTGAAAATATGGAATGAATTAAAACATAAAAACTTTAAACCAATATATGTTTTTTATGGTAAAGAAACCTTCTTATTATCGGAAACGGTACGTTTATTGCAAGAACATACAATACCTGAAGAGGAGCGTGATTTTAACTTTTCAATGTTTGATATGGAAGAAACAGAAATTGATACGGCCATTGAAGATGCAGAAACTTTGCCGTTTATGGGGGAAAAACGTGTCGTTGTCATCAAAAACCCTTATTTTTTATCAACGGAAAAGAAAAAAGAAAAGGTTGAGCACCATTTAGAAAAATTTGAAAGGTATATTGAAGAACCATCACCTTTTACGATTTTAGCTCTTATTGCACCTTATGAAAAGTTGGATGAAAGGAAAAAAATAACAAAACTTTTAAAAAAGAAAGCAAATGTCGTAGAGATGAATGAATTATCTGAAAGCGAAACGATTGCTTGGATGAATGAATTAGCGAGACAAGAAGATGTTTTGATTGAACAAAGTGCAATCGATCAACTATTTGCGCTAACCTCTGGAAATTTAATGATTATAAGCAGTGAAATGAAAAAGTTATGTACATATGTTGGGAAAGGAAATACCATTACTGAGGAAGATGTAAAAAAACTTGTTGCCAGAACATTAGAGCAAAATATTTTTGAATTAATTGATTATGTCATTCAAAAGAAAAAGGAAAAGGCTTTAGAGCTTTTTTACCATTTATTAAAAATGAATGAAGAGCCCATAAAGATATTAAATTTGATGGCGAGTCAATTTCGGCTTCTTTACCAAGTTAAGCAATTGGGGGCTTCTGGGTATACACAGCCGCAAATTGCAAGTATTTTAAAGGTTCATCCATATCGAGTGAAATTGGCCTATAAGCAAGCAAAAATGTTTCAAGATCATGAGTTAACTAGTATCATCCAGCAGCTTGCAGAAGCTGATTTTGAAATGAAAGCAGGAAAAATGGACAAACAGCTCGTGTTAGAGTTGTTATTAATGAAACGATTTCAAACGTAA
- a CDS encoding small subunit ribosomal protein S20 (product_source=KO:K02968; cath_funfam=1.20.58.110; cog=COG0268; ko=KO:K02968; pfam=PF01649; smart=SM00515; superfamily=46992; tigrfam=TIGR00029) has protein sequence MPNIKSAVKRVKTSEKRRAQNVAMKSAMRTAMKKFESLVVNNDVENAKIAFREASKKIDKAAQKGIIHKNAAARFKSRLAKKLNNLSA, from the coding sequence ATGCCAAATATTAAATCAGCTGTTAAACGTGTAAAAACAAGTGAAAAACGCCGTGCTCAAAATGTTGCAATGAAGTCTGCAATGCGCACTGCGATGAAAAAATTTGAATCATTAGTTGTAAATAACGATGTTGAAAATGCAAAAATTGCTTTTCGAGAAGCATCTAAAAAGATTGACAAAGCTGCCCAAAAAGGGATTATTCACAAAAATGCAGCGGCTCGTTTCAAATCTCGCTTAGCGAAAAAGCTTAACAACTTATCTGCCTAA
- a CDS encoding spore protease (product_source=KO:K06012; ko=KO:K06012; pfam=PF03418; superfamily=53163; tigrfam=TIGR01441) codes for MSDAIDLSKYAVRTDLAVEARKLVMEKKEQSSIDGVVYEEKNENGIKVSKVEIQDQGAKSLGKKKGKYLTLEVQGIRKKDTELQEKVMDVFAKEFSTFLKEWNISKEASCLVVGLGNWNVTPDSLGPLVCENLLITRHLFQLEPENVQEGYRPVSALAPGVMGLTGIETSDIILGVVKQSKPDFIIAIDALAARSIERVNTTIQISDSGIHPGSGVGNKRKELSKETLGIPVIAIGIPTVVDAVSITSDTIDFIFKHFGREMKEGDRPSRDLAPAGLTFGERKVLTDEDLPDEKKRKQFFGLIGSLEEEEKRKLIYEVLSPLGHNLMVTPKEVDVFIEDMANVIANGLNMALHHQVNPHNSGAYTH; via the coding sequence ATGAGCGATGCGATTGATTTAAGTAAATATGCAGTGCGAACAGATTTAGCTGTAGAAGCACGAAAATTGGTCATGGAGAAAAAAGAACAGTCATCAATCGATGGTGTAGTGTATGAAGAAAAAAATGAAAATGGAATAAAAGTGTCAAAAGTTGAAATTCAGGATCAAGGGGCAAAATCTTTAGGAAAAAAGAAAGGGAAATATTTAACTCTTGAAGTTCAAGGAATTCGAAAAAAGGATACAGAGCTGCAAGAAAAAGTAATGGATGTATTCGCTAAGGAATTTAGTACTTTTTTAAAAGAATGGAATATTTCCAAAGAGGCTAGCTGTCTTGTTGTCGGACTTGGAAATTGGAATGTTACACCAGATTCCTTAGGTCCACTTGTATGTGAAAATTTGTTAATTACCCGACATTTGTTTCAGCTTGAGCCTGAGAATGTACAGGAAGGATATCGACCAGTAAGCGCATTGGCACCTGGGGTGATGGGACTTACTGGAATTGAAACGAGCGACATTATTTTAGGAGTTGTGAAGCAATCAAAGCCAGACTTTATTATTGCAATTGATGCTCTTGCGGCAAGGTCGATTGAACGGGTTAATACGACGATCCAAATATCTGACAGCGGCATTCACCCAGGATCTGGTGTCGGCAATAAACGAAAAGAATTAAGTAAAGAAACATTAGGAATCCCCGTTATTGCTATTGGCATTCCAACCGTTGTCGATGCAGTATCCATTACGAGTGATACGATTGATTTTATTTTCAAGCACTTTGGCCGAGAAATGAAAGAAGGTGATCGCCCATCACGTGATTTAGCACCGGCAGGGCTTACATTTGGAGAAAGAAAAGTTTTAACAGATGAAGATTTACCAGATGAAAAGAAACGAAAGCAGTTTTTCGGACTAATCGGCAGCTTAGAGGAAGAAGAAAAAAGAAAATTAATATATGAGGTCTTATCACCACTCGGACATAACTTAATGGTTACACCGAAAGAAGTAGATGTCTTTATTGAAGATATGGCGAATGTAATCGCAAATGGACTAAATATGGCACTTCATCATCAAGTCAATCCCCATAATTCAGGTGCATATACCCATTAA
- a CDS encoding stage II sporulation protein P (product_source=KO:K06385; cath_funfam=3.40.630.40; ko=KO:K06385; pfam=PF07454; superfamily=53187; tigrfam=TIGR02867; transmembrane_helix_parts=Inside_1_12,TMhelix_13_35,Outside_36_395): protein MKKNGMVVTINGTSLLKMMAGLFVGMILVFLLVGMLTSLKPEFRPSSDSIHEFSSEVNGEVFLHLLSLENHYFSQSLPSHSIDFKLSSLFLKLTTSINPDDPRSLLGRELPGFSLFDSEILVAGEGTNYTNMPIESAPPTEVLLEEREASIESLQDHEGQENVPPSPPLTTEGRKVVYIYHTHNTESYFPFLKADDTSDPNTAYHSTANVTLVGKKLKEELEDRGIGVHFETEDFQSLLKKKNLSYGASYDASRPVVQSALAKNRDLQYLIDIHRDGLRHKDTTVTINGESYAKIVFVIGGNNPKADKNTRLAKELHQLFEKKYPGLSRGVVAKKGKGVNGIYNQDLSENALLIEFGGVDNNMEELSRTAEAVADVFSEYYWQAEKVNANSIEKP, encoded by the coding sequence ATGAAAAAAAACGGAATGGTAGTGACGATAAATGGGACAAGCTTATTGAAAATGATGGCTGGATTATTTGTCGGGATGATTCTCGTATTTTTGCTAGTAGGCATGCTCACTTCCTTAAAACCTGAATTCCGGCCATCGTCCGATTCTATTCATGAATTTTCAAGTGAAGTGAATGGAGAGGTATTTCTTCATTTATTGAGCTTAGAAAACCATTATTTTTCTCAATCACTACCATCTCATTCAATAGATTTTAAACTTTCATCTCTGTTTTTAAAATTAACAACAAGTATTAATCCAGATGATCCTAGAAGCTTATTAGGTCGTGAGCTACCAGGATTTTCCCTATTTGATAGTGAGATTTTAGTGGCCGGAGAAGGAACGAATTATACTAATATGCCTATTGAGTCAGCACCCCCAACAGAAGTCCTTCTGGAAGAAAGAGAAGCCTCGATTGAAAGCTTACAGGATCATGAGGGGCAAGAGAATGTTCCCCCTTCGCCCCCTTTAACGACAGAGGGGAGAAAAGTTGTTTATATTTATCATACCCATAACACAGAATCGTATTTTCCGTTTTTAAAAGCAGATGACACGAGTGATCCGAACACGGCCTATCACTCAACAGCGAACGTTACTCTAGTTGGGAAAAAGCTGAAGGAAGAATTAGAAGATCGAGGAATTGGTGTTCATTTTGAAACAGAAGATTTTCAATCTTTATTAAAGAAAAAAAATCTAAGCTACGGTGCGTCATATGATGCATCTCGGCCAGTTGTTCAAAGTGCACTGGCCAAAAATCGTGATCTTCAATACTTAATCGATATTCATCGCGATGGATTACGACACAAAGATACTACCGTAACGATCAATGGTGAGAGCTATGCGAAAATTGTTTTTGTCATTGGAGGAAACAACCCGAAGGCAGATAAAAATACAAGATTGGCTAAAGAATTGCACCAATTATTTGAAAAAAAATATCCTGGTTTAAGTCGGGGTGTTGTTGCCAAAAAAGGAAAAGGGGTCAACGGGATATACAATCAAGACCTATCAGAAAATGCGTTGTTAATAGAATTCGGTGGTGTTGATAACAATATGGAAGAATTAAGTCGGACAGCTGAAGCAGTTGCAGACGTTTTTAGTGAATATTACTGGCAAGCTGAAAAAGTGAACGCAAACAGTATTGAAAAGCCATAA
- a CDS encoding putative PurR-regulated permease PerM (product_source=COG0628; cath_funfam=3.40.50.300; cog=COG0628; pfam=PF12438; transmembrane_helix_parts=Inside_1_8,TMhelix_9_26,Outside_27_120): protein MVKFMAKSFFVCLVLLIGVIIGIQQANEGLKKMRGYEATETLGALQIHEKENGELEASILGNKLTSQDIKKKQEQLERIESFNFFSELGKWLSNCVQTFMSTMIHLLSEQIEQWLNKDKT, encoded by the coding sequence ATGGTAAAATTTATGGCAAAAAGTTTTTTCGTATGTCTAGTTCTATTGATCGGCGTCATTATCGGTATCCAACAAGCAAATGAAGGATTAAAAAAGATGAGAGGGTATGAAGCCACGGAAACGTTAGGAGCTTTACAAATTCATGAAAAAGAAAATGGAGAATTAGAAGCATCGATCCTTGGCAATAAATTAACAAGTCAAGATATAAAGAAAAAACAAGAGCAGCTAGAGCGGATAGAATCGTTTAACTTCTTCTCTGAGCTTGGAAAATGGCTATCTAATTGCGTACAAACTTTTATGTCAACGATGATCCATCTTTTATCAGAGCAAATAGAACAATGGCTCAATAAGGATAAGACCTAA
- a CDS encoding GTP-binding protein LepA (product_source=KO:K03596; cath_funfam=2.40.30.10,3.30.70.240,3.30.70.870,3.40.50.300; cog=COG0481; ko=KO:K03596; pfam=PF00009,PF00679,PF03144,PF06421; smart=SM00838; superfamily=52540,54980; tigrfam=TIGR01393) encodes MNREEKLKRQKRIRNFSIIAHIDHGKSTLADRILEKTAAVTQREMKDQLLDSMELERERGITIKLNAVQLKYKAKDGEEYIFHLIDTPGHVDFTYEVSRSLAACEGAILVVDAAQGIEAQTLANVYLAIDNDLEILPVINKIDLPSAEPERVRQEIEDVIGLDASEAVLASAKAGIGIEEILEQIVEKVPAPEGDPDAPLKALIFDSLYDSYRGVVAYIRVVEGSVKVGQKIKMMATGKEFEVTEVGVFTPKPVAVDELTVGDVGFLTASIKNVSDTRVGDTITSADHPADEPLPGYRKLNPMVFCGMYPIDTAKYNDLREALEKLQLNDSALEFEPETSQALGFGFRCGFLGMLHMEIIQERIEREFKIDLITTAPSVIYHVYLTDGHLVKVDNPSNMPDPQKIDRVEEPYVKASIMVPNDYVGAVMELCQGKRGIFIDMQYLDENRVNIIYEIPLSEIVYDFFDQLKSSTKGYASFDYELIGYKASKLVKMDILLNGEKIDALSFIVHRDSAYERGKVIVEKLKELIPRQQFEVPVQAAIGNKIIARSTIKAMRKNVLAKCYGGDVSRKRKLLEKQKEGKKRMKQVGSVEVPQEAFMAVLKMDDDQK; translated from the coding sequence ATGAATAGAGAAGAAAAGCTGAAGCGACAAAAACGAATTCGTAATTTTTCTATTATCGCTCATATCGACCATGGAAAATCAACATTAGCTGACCGGATTTTAGAGAAAACGGCAGCTGTTACACAGCGTGAGATGAAAGATCAGCTCCTCGATTCAATGGAATTAGAACGCGAACGAGGAATAACAATTAAGTTGAATGCTGTTCAATTAAAATATAAAGCAAAAGATGGAGAAGAGTATATTTTCCATTTAATTGATACACCTGGTCACGTCGATTTTACGTATGAAGTATCACGAAGCTTAGCTGCTTGTGAAGGGGCGATTTTAGTCGTAGACGCAGCTCAAGGAATCGAAGCTCAGACGCTTGCCAATGTTTACTTAGCCATTGATAATGACTTAGAAATATTGCCAGTCATTAATAAAATTGATTTACCTAGTGCAGAGCCTGAACGTGTACGCCAAGAGATTGAAGATGTGATTGGTTTAGATGCAAGTGAAGCGGTATTAGCTTCTGCAAAAGCAGGAATTGGAATTGAAGAAATTTTAGAGCAAATTGTGGAAAAGGTACCTGCACCTGAAGGCGACCCAGATGCACCGTTAAAAGCGTTAATCTTCGACTCCCTATATGATTCTTATAGAGGTGTTGTTGCCTATATCCGTGTTGTGGAAGGAAGCGTAAAAGTAGGTCAAAAAATTAAAATGATGGCAACTGGAAAAGAATTTGAAGTAACGGAAGTAGGAGTATTCACCCCAAAACCTGTTGCTGTTGATGAGTTGACCGTTGGGGATGTTGGCTTTTTAACGGCATCCATTAAAAACGTTAGCGACACACGTGTAGGGGATACGATTACAAGTGCAGACCATCCAGCTGACGAGCCTTTACCAGGTTATCGAAAACTGAATCCAATGGTATTCTGTGGAATGTATCCAATAGATACAGCAAAGTACAATGACCTACGGGAAGCTTTAGAAAAATTACAATTAAACGATTCTGCCCTTGAATTCGAACCGGAAACTTCACAGGCGTTAGGCTTTGGATTCCGTTGTGGATTTTTAGGCATGCTTCATATGGAAATTATTCAAGAACGGATTGAACGTGAATTTAAAATTGATTTGATTACAACAGCACCAAGCGTTATTTATCATGTTTATTTAACAGATGGCCATTTAGTCAAAGTGGATAATCCATCGAACATGCCAGATCCACAAAAAATCGATCGTGTTGAGGAGCCGTATGTAAAAGCAAGCATCATGGTGCCGAACGATTATGTCGGCGCTGTTATGGAATTGTGTCAAGGAAAACGCGGAATTTTTATTGATATGCAATATTTAGATGAGAACCGTGTAAACATTATTTACGAGATTCCATTATCTGAGATTGTTTACGACTTTTTTGATCAATTGAAATCGAGTACGAAAGGATATGCCTCATTTGATTATGAATTAATTGGTTATAAAGCGTCCAAGCTTGTGAAGATGGACATACTTCTAAATGGAGAAAAAATTGACGCATTATCGTTCATTGTTCATCGGGATTCTGCTTATGAACGTGGAAAGGTGATTGTAGAAAAGCTTAAAGAATTAATTCCACGCCAACAATTTGAAGTGCCTGTTCAAGCGGCAATCGGAAATAAAATTATTGCTCGCTCAACGATTAAAGCGATGCGCAAAAATGTCTTGGCCAAATGCTACGGAGGAGATGTTTCTCGTAAACGCAAGCTTCTAGAGAAGCAAAAAGAAGGTAAAAAGCGCATGAAGCAAGTTGGATCAGTAGAAGTTCCACAAGAAGCATTCATGGCTGTATTAAAAATGGACGATGACCAAAAATAA
- a CDS encoding oxygen-independent coproporphyrinogen-3 oxidase (product_source=KO:K02495; cath_funfam=3.20.20.70; cog=COG0635; ko=KO:K02495; pfam=PF04055,PF06969; smart=SM00729; superfamily=102114; tigrfam=TIGR00539) yields MPKAVYIHIPFCEQICHYCDFNKFYIQYQPVDEYLTALYKEMQASFKRYSHNRIRTIFIGGGTPTALTAEQLDHLMNWIHELLDMRHIEEFTVEANPDNLTADKLSVLKNAHVNRLSIGVQTFQEDLLKKIGRTHTNEVVFKALKRAKKYGFDNLSIDLIYGLPGQSIKDFKKTLETALSLDLQHYSSYSLILEPKTVFYNLWRKGKLTLPPQEEEAAMYEMLMEKMEQKGFHQYEISNFACKGYESKHNLTYWNNEEYFGFGAGAHSYVNGVRRANIGPLKKYITSIERSGYAYLEEHEVTLAEKMEEQLFLGLRKTEGVSFNMFEQKFAKPLYSVFGEQIEAQKKKGLLFEKDGYIFLTHKGKLLGNEVFQAFLSVLNN; encoded by the coding sequence ATGCCAAAAGCTGTTTATATTCATATTCCGTTTTGCGAACAAATTTGTCATTACTGTGACTTTAATAAATTTTATATTCAATACCAGCCTGTTGATGAGTATTTAACCGCTTTGTACAAAGAGATGCAAGCTTCATTCAAACGGTATTCACATAACCGGATCCGGACGATTTTTATTGGTGGGGGGACGCCAACAGCTTTAACTGCTGAACAGCTCGACCATTTAATGAACTGGATTCATGAATTATTGGATATGCGTCATATAGAGGAATTTACAGTCGAGGCGAACCCTGACAATTTAACAGCCGACAAACTATCTGTCCTGAAAAACGCCCATGTTAATCGCTTAAGCATCGGTGTTCAAACCTTTCAAGAGGATTTGTTAAAGAAAATTGGTCGAACACATACAAATGAAGTTGTATTTAAAGCTTTGAAAAGGGCAAAAAAATATGGTTTTGATAACTTAAGTATTGATTTGATCTATGGATTACCTGGACAGTCGATCAAAGATTTTAAAAAAACGCTTGAAACGGCATTATCTTTAGATTTACAGCATTATTCCTCCTATTCTTTAATTCTAGAACCGAAAACGGTTTTTTATAATTTATGGAGAAAAGGCAAGTTAACCCTTCCCCCTCAAGAAGAAGAAGCGGCCATGTATGAAATGTTAATGGAGAAAATGGAACAGAAAGGGTTCCATCAATATGAAATAAGTAATTTTGCCTGTAAAGGATATGAAAGCAAACATAATTTAACATATTGGAATAATGAAGAATATTTCGGTTTTGGAGCAGGTGCTCATAGTTATGTAAATGGTGTAAGAAGAGCGAATATAGGACCATTAAAAAAATATATAACATCTATTGAACGAAGCGGATATGCTTATTTAGAAGAACATGAGGTTACACTTGCTGAAAAAATGGAGGAACAATTATTTTTAGGCTTAAGGAAAACAGAAGGGGTTTCATTCAATATGTTTGAACAAAAGTTTGCAAAGCCACTTTACAGCGTCTTTGGTGAGCAAATAGAGGCGCAAAAGAAAAAAGGATTGCTGTTTGAAAAGGATGGGTACATTTTTTTAACCCATAAAGGAAAGCTTTTAGGCAACGAAGTTTTCCAAGCATTTCTTTCTGTATTGAATAATTGA